In Paracoccus aerodenitrificans, the following are encoded in one genomic region:
- the yghU gene encoding glutathione-dependent disulfide-bond oxidoreductase, whose protein sequence is MSDEYTPPDVWKWEPGNGGKFASTNRPTAGATHDKESPVGKHPIQLYSLATPNGQKVTIMLEELLAKGHAGAEYDAWLIDIGAGDQFGSGFVSVNPNSKIPAMMDHSVNPPQRVFESGSILLYLAEKFDEFLPEGPSARTEALNWLFWQMGSAPFVGGGFGHFYHYAPEKIKYAIDRYTMETKRQLDVLDQHLADNRFMAGEEYSIADMAIFPWYGRLTTGGVYGEAVTFLEGKSYKNVLRWNDEIAARPAVQRGLMVNRTSGDAAGQLHERHDASDFDTKTQDKVGAAE, encoded by the coding sequence ATGAGTGACGAATACACCCCGCCGGACGTCTGGAAATGGGAACCGGGCAATGGCGGCAAATTTGCCAGCACCAACCGGCCCACCGCCGGCGCAACCCATGACAAGGAAAGCCCGGTCGGCAAGCACCCGATCCAGCTTTATTCGCTGGCCACGCCCAACGGGCAGAAGGTCACGATCATGCTGGAAGAGCTGCTGGCCAAGGGTCACGCAGGCGCGGAATACGATGCCTGGCTGATCGATATCGGCGCGGGCGACCAGTTCGGCAGCGGCTTCGTTTCCGTGAACCCGAACTCGAAGATCCCGGCGATGATGGATCATTCCGTCAACCCGCCGCAGCGCGTCTTCGAATCCGGCTCGATCCTGCTGTATCTGGCCGAGAAATTCGATGAGTTCCTGCCCGAAGGTCCCTCCGCGCGGACCGAGGCGCTGAACTGGCTGTTCTGGCAGATGGGCTCTGCCCCCTTCGTGGGCGGCGGGTTCGGGCATTTTTACCATTATGCGCCGGAAAAGATCAAATACGCCATCGACCGCTATACGATGGAAACCAAGCGCCAGCTTGATGTGCTGGACCAGCATCTTGCCGATAACCGCTTCATGGCGGGTGAGGAATATTCCATCGCCGATATGGCGATCTTCCCGTGGTATGGCCGCCTGACGACCGGCGGCGTCTATGGCGAGGCTGTAACCTTCCTTGAGGGCAAGAGCTACAAGAACGTTCTCCGCTGGAATGACGAAATCGCCGCGCGTCCCGCCGTGCAGCGCGGCCTGATGGTCAACCGCACCTCCGGCGATGCGGCGGGGCAGTTGCATGAGCGTCACGATGCGTCGGATTTCGACACGAAGACGCAGGATAAGGTCGGGGCAGCGGAGTGA
- a CDS encoding NAD(P)H-binding protein: MILVTGASGQLASQIVVLSRQLNLPVLTASRSPAADRVMDFDDPTTLDFDGIDVLFLTSAGYAEDDVVMRRHGAVLEAARKQGVRHVIYTSLSEASDHLVFALAHRWTEREIKASGMSWTIMRNGLYAELIGALATPQGGRIITPFGQGRISAVARHDLALAAVRILANPSLHAGRSYELAGCKAFSLPELAESIGASYRPGTFADERLRLAGLSLLPFQPPMLLSISSTAAAGFLEAARTDLLELVPEPADALAVASSIAQASG; this comes from the coding sequence ATGATCCTTGTGACCGGCGCTTCAGGCCAGCTCGCTTCCCAGATTGTGGTGCTTTCTAGGCAGCTCAACCTACCTGTTCTCACCGCAAGCCGATCGCCAGCAGCAGATCGCGTCATGGATTTCGATGACCCGACAACACTCGACTTCGACGGGATTGATGTCCTGTTTCTTACATCTGCAGGCTACGCAGAGGATGACGTTGTCATGCGTCGGCACGGTGCGGTACTGGAAGCCGCGCGAAAGCAAGGTGTCAGGCATGTGATCTACACGAGTCTCAGTGAAGCGAGTGATCACCTCGTCTTCGCTTTGGCACACCGCTGGACCGAACGCGAAATCAAAGCCAGCGGAATGAGTTGGACAATAATGCGCAACGGTCTCTATGCCGAACTGATCGGAGCGCTTGCAACACCTCAAGGCGGAAGGATCATTACACCTTTCGGACAAGGTCGAATTTCTGCGGTGGCACGACACGACTTAGCTCTTGCGGCAGTCAGAATACTCGCTAACCCTTCTTTACATGCCGGACGCAGCTACGAACTGGCTGGCTGCAAGGCTTTTTCTCTGCCTGAGCTAGCTGAGAGTATCGGCGCTTCGTATAGGCCAGGAACATTCGCAGATGAACGCTTACGTCTCGCGGGGTTGTCACTCTTGCCTTTCCAGCCCCCAATGCTGCTATCTATCTCGTCCACAGCCGCGGCCGGCTTTCTGGAGGCTGCCAGAACCGACTTGCTGGAACTTGTACCCGAACCGGCGGACGCCCTTGCAGTGGCAAGCAGCATAGCTCAAGCTTCTGGATAG
- a CDS encoding winged helix-turn-helix transcriptional regulator, with protein sequence MYETNTDVRSSSSLEPCGSDDHDDCGIRLILDRLGERWTVMALAELSVGPRRYRELERALEGISQRMMTLTLRRMERDGYVLRHVEKTIPPKVTYELSELGRSFAAQVAMLVGWTRQNKSVIERAQVNFDAQLEKKE encoded by the coding sequence TTGTATGAAACGAACACGGATGTGCGCTCTTCCTCATCGCTTGAGCCGTGTGGTTCCGACGATCATGACGACTGTGGAATCCGTCTCATTCTGGATCGTCTGGGTGAGCGGTGGACCGTCATGGCGCTGGCGGAACTGTCGGTGGGGCCGCGACGCTATAGAGAGTTGGAGCGGGCGTTGGAAGGAATTTCACAGCGAATGATGACGTTGACTTTGAGGAGAATGGAACGTGATGGCTACGTCCTTCGCCATGTCGAGAAAACGATACCGCCCAAGGTGACTTACGAATTGTCGGAGCTTGGTCGCTCGTTCGCTGCTCAAGTCGCCATGCTTGTTGGTTGGACCAGGCAGAACAAAAGCGTCATCGAAAGGGCGCAAGTCAATTTTGATGCCCAGTTAGAAAAGAAAGAATAA